Proteins encoded within one genomic window of Candidatus Manganitrophaceae bacterium:
- a CDS encoding transposase has protein sequence MDTGFSKREDPEMRRRQFTAEFKKEAAGMLIIEAQTAKEVSNQLGVAENLLYRWKKAHLTELEAGKPEGTPSPTEMAREITELRKQLAKSHRMNEILKKTVGYFSKDD, from the coding sequence AGGATCCAGAAATGAGAAGACGACAATTCACGGCCGAGTTCAAGAAGGAGGCGGCCGGCATGCTGATTATTGAAGCACAGACGGCCAAGGAGGTGTCAAACCAACTGGGGGTAGCCGAGAATCTTCTGTATCGATGGAAGAAGGCCCACCTGACGGAATTGGAAGCCGGTAAACCTGAAGGAACTCCGAGTCCCACAGAGATGGCCCGGGAGATCACGGAATTGCGCAAGCAGCTTGCCAAGTCACATCGGATGAACGAGATACTAAAAAAAACGGTGGGCTACTTCAGCAAGGACGACTGA